The following are from one region of the Paenibacillus sabinae T27 genome:
- a CDS encoding bifunctional 2-keto-4-hydroxyglutarate aldolase/2-keto-3-deoxy-6-phosphogluconate aldolase → MKKLKVLQNVVSVGVVAVIRADNAEDAFRMSEACIKGGLTNIEVTFTTPEADVAIKRLVAEYGDQAVIGAGTVLDPITARIAILAGSEFVVSPSFEEETAKICNLYGIPYMPGTLTLDEMKAALKLGVDVLKLFPGSAFGPDIVKAVKGPMPHVNIMPTGGVDLDNMEKWIRGGCIAVGIGGNLTAPAKEGRYDLITELAAKYVAKFQEIKASSVK, encoded by the coding sequence ATGAAAAAGTTAAAAGTGCTGCAGAATGTAGTTTCGGTCGGTGTGGTCGCTGTCATCCGCGCGGACAACGCCGAAGATGCTTTCCGCATGTCGGAAGCGTGTATTAAAGGCGGACTGACCAATATTGAGGTGACGTTTACGACACCTGAGGCGGATGTCGCCATCAAAAGGCTTGTCGCCGAATATGGTGACCAGGCGGTAATCGGAGCGGGCACGGTGCTGGACCCGATTACCGCCCGGATTGCGATTCTGGCCGGTTCGGAATTCGTAGTCAGCCCTTCTTTTGAAGAAGAGACCGCCAAAATCTGCAACCTTTACGGAATTCCTTACATGCCGGGCACCTTGACGCTGGATGAAATGAAGGCAGCGCTGAAGCTGGGCGTCGATGTGCTGAAGCTGTTCCCGGGCAGCGCCTTCGGACCGGACATCGTCAAGGCCGTCAAGGGACCGATGCCGCATGTGAATATTATGCCTACCGGCGGCGTGGACCTGGACAATATGGAGAAATGGATTCGGGGAGGCTGCATTGCGGTGGGAATCGGCGGCAATTTGACCGCTCCGGCCAAAGAAGGCCGCTATGATCTTATCACCGAGCTGGCCGCCAAGTATGTAGCGAAGTTCCAGGAGATTAAGGCAAGCTCCGTGAAGTAG
- a CDS encoding sugar kinase: MNKRLDAVTFGEPMAMFYANETGPLDEAMSFSKALAGAESNVAAGLSRLEHKVGYVTKLGEDSFGSFILKALNKEGIDTSSVTFSSENPTGILIKSKVTAGDPKVEYFRKHSAASTLGLADFDESYFASAGHLHVTGISSAISRECREFSIHAMEFMKRSGKTVSLDPNLRPSLWPDTKTMVETINDLATRCDWFLPGLGESRILTGLTAPEEIASFYLNQGVSLVVIKLGPEGSYYKSSDSEGFMPGFKVDQVVDTVGAGDGFAVGVISALLEKLPVAEAVRRGNAIGALAVMSPGDMDGLPTREMLEQFMKAGAV; encoded by the coding sequence ATGAATAAACGATTGGATGCAGTCACATTCGGCGAGCCGATGGCTATGTTTTATGCCAACGAGACTGGACCGCTGGACGAAGCGATGTCTTTCTCGAAAGCGTTGGCCGGAGCGGAAAGCAATGTTGCTGCAGGATTGTCGCGGCTGGAGCATAAAGTCGGCTATGTAACCAAGCTTGGAGAGGACAGCTTCGGAAGCTTCATTTTGAAAGCGCTAAACAAAGAAGGGATTGATACCTCTAGCGTCACATTCTCCAGCGAAAATCCGACCGGCATATTAATCAAATCGAAGGTAACCGCCGGCGATCCGAAGGTGGAATATTTCCGCAAACATTCGGCGGCCTCCACACTGGGACTTGCGGATTTCGATGAGTCTTATTTCGCTTCGGCGGGACATCTGCACGTTACCGGCATTTCCTCGGCAATCTCCCGGGAATGCCGCGAGTTCTCCATACACGCGATGGAATTCATGAAGCGCAGCGGCAAAACTGTATCGCTGGATCCCAACCTGCGCCCGTCCCTTTGGCCGGATACCAAGACCATGGTGGAGACGATCAACGATCTGGCCACACGCTGCGACTGGTTCCTCCCCGGCCTCGGCGAAAGCCGCATTCTGACCGGACTTACAGCGCCGGAGGAAATCGCCTCCTTCTACCTGAATCAGGGCGTCTCCCTGGTCGTCATCAAGCTGGGACCTGAAGGGTCATACTACAAATCCTCCGATTCGGAAGGCTTTATGCCGGGGTTCAAGGTCGATCAGGTCGTTGACACGGTGGGCGCTGGCGACGGGTTTGCCGTCGGTGTGATCAGCGCGCTGCTGGAGAAGCTCCCCGTGGCGGAAGCGGTGAGACGGGGCAATGCTATCGGTGCGTTAGCGGTTATGTCGCCGGGCGATATGGACGGACTGCCAACCCGGGAGATGCTGGAACAGTTCATGAAAGCGGGCGCCGTCTGA
- a CDS encoding LacI family DNA-binding transcriptional regulator gives MKKLTIEDVAQKAGVSKSTVSQFLNKRYKYMSEATRNRISEVIDELNYQPNGLARGLKRNRTNTVGVVVGDINYSLSIQCIHAIENELQLSGNQVMICNADENPDKENKYVETLMARQVDGLIVFPTGDDPSTYQRLLDEQYPLVFMDRLMEGIATQSLLVDNEMAVKMAFKEFIRHGHERIALLTLPAGRYAITPRKERAFSYRRAIEEAGLEWREEYVCSAPREEMGEALERLLSLPEPPTALLAANDIALAEMLKYANRRSMSIPRDLSVIGIDDAEYAEIYNPAITTVRQPAYEMGVQAAKILLAGIEDTGTSVPITYRFPPTLIQRQSVQAAPKSE, from the coding sequence ATGAAAAAATTGACAATCGAAGATGTGGCGCAGAAGGCGGGCGTGTCGAAAAGCACGGTCTCGCAGTTTTTGAACAAGCGCTACAAGTATATGAGCGAGGCGACGAGGAACCGGATCTCCGAGGTGATCGACGAACTGAATTATCAGCCGAACGGGCTGGCGCGGGGTCTGAAACGCAACCGGACGAACACGGTCGGCGTCGTCGTGGGGGATATTAATTACTCACTGTCCATTCAGTGTATCCACGCCATTGAGAACGAGCTTCAGTTAAGCGGAAATCAGGTGATGATTTGCAACGCGGACGAGAATCCGGACAAGGAGAACAAATACGTTGAAACGCTGATGGCCCGGCAGGTGGACGGTCTGATCGTTTTTCCGACAGGGGATGACCCGTCGACCTATCAACGCCTGCTTGACGAACAGTATCCGCTGGTGTTTATGGACCGGCTTATGGAGGGGATTGCGACGCAGAGCCTGCTGGTGGACAATGAGATGGCGGTCAAGATGGCCTTTAAGGAATTCATCCGGCACGGGCATGAGCGGATCGCTCTTCTGACACTGCCGGCCGGCCGGTACGCAATTACCCCTCGCAAGGAACGGGCCTTCAGTTACCGGAGAGCGATCGAGGAAGCGGGGCTTGAGTGGCGGGAAGAGTATGTGTGCAGCGCGCCGAGAGAAGAAATGGGCGAAGCGCTGGAGCGCCTGCTGTCTCTGCCGGAGCCTCCAACCGCCCTGCTCGCTGCCAACGATATCGCGCTTGCCGAAATGCTGAAGTACGCGAATCGGCGGTCCATGTCCATTCCAAGGGATCTATCGGTCATCGGCATTGATGACGCGGAGTACGCGGAGATCTACAATCCCGCAATTACGACGGTGCGCCAGCCCGCATATGAAATGGGCGTACAGGCCGCGAAAATCCTCCTTGCCGGCATAGAAGACACGGGTACCTCTGTGCCGATAACCTACCGGTTCCCCCCGACCCTTATACAGAGACAGTCGGTCCAGGCTGCGCCAAAATCCGAATAA
- a CDS encoding LacI family DNA-binding transcriptional regulator: MKIKKVTITDIAEAMGLSPVSVSRALSDQSGISDELKEKIVQKAAEMGYVKPKKRKSPRILVLHQKPYREDNSNFSHMMQGIEQALQKEDADYSIEFLDKETQNRMILPYRLSKGFVFDGVILIGRFNLDYAALINERIRNLIFLTGYSPAYDYDSVWFSFINAGYKQCKYLIDRGHTRIGFAGDRKAYRNKVKESGIVSALEENGLPVDETLFFDTDEDGSAKLRKLIEDRKLPTAFICDHDFTAIELIRTLQQHDMTVPDDVSILGSGNTEVSALSLPPLTTMDLNIGYSCRAVVSTLLKRIAEPDKPAENIAILSTLVERESVRRI; this comes from the coding sequence TTGAAAATAAAAAAAGTAACGATTACCGATATTGCCGAAGCCATGGGCCTCTCGCCGGTATCGGTCAGCCGGGCTCTGTCGGACCAGAGTGGCATCAGCGACGAATTGAAGGAGAAGATCGTACAGAAAGCGGCGGAAATGGGCTATGTCAAACCGAAGAAAAGGAAGTCCCCGCGCATTCTCGTGCTTCATCAAAAGCCTTATCGCGAAGACAACAGCAATTTCAGCCATATGATGCAGGGGATCGAACAGGCGCTCCAAAAAGAGGACGCCGATTACAGCATTGAATTTCTGGATAAGGAAACCCAGAACCGGATGATCCTTCCCTACCGGCTTAGCAAGGGCTTCGTCTTTGACGGCGTGATTCTGATTGGCAGGTTCAACCTGGATTATGCCGCGCTCATCAACGAAAGGATACGTAATTTGATTTTTCTTACCGGTTATTCGCCGGCTTACGATTACGACAGCGTGTGGTTCAGCTTCATCAACGCCGGTTACAAGCAGTGCAAGTATTTAATCGACAGGGGCCATACCCGGATCGGCTTTGCCGGCGACCGGAAGGCCTACAGGAACAAGGTGAAGGAGAGCGGCATTGTCTCCGCGCTTGAAGAGAATGGGCTGCCTGTGGACGAAACGCTCTTTTTTGATACGGATGAAGACGGCTCTGCGAAATTGAGGAAGCTGATCGAGGATAGAAAGCTGCCGACCGCCTTTATTTGCGATCATGATTTTACCGCGATCGAACTCATCCGTACGCTCCAGCAGCATGACATGACAGTGCCGGACGACGTCTCCATTCTCGGCAGCGGCAATACGGAAGTATCCGCCCTCTCTCTGCCACCACTGACCACGATGGATTTAAATATCGGATACTCCTGCCGGGCGGTTGTGTCCACGCTGCTCAAACGGATTGCCGAGCCCGACAAGCCCGCCGAAAACATCGCAATTCTGAGCACTCTCGTGGAAAGGGAGTCGGTCCGGCGCATTTGA
- a CDS encoding ABC transporter ATP-binding protein, with the protein MKDSVLLRFFKSRKLSYAAGFAFMFAASFIQTLFPKVLGSSVDLMKESGFALRPVMTNVLWMVLIALAVFVFTFLWRNMIIGNGRNLECYIREELFRHLLTLSPSFYSTRKTGDLIAHAINDISAVRMTFGPATAMSFNGIVICLSSIYFMFAAVDVRLALLTLAPLPLIVALMLFIGRKIQSRFRIVQDQFGLVTDKVQENISGIRVIKAYAQERTEIEKFGALSRGMAQSNVNLIKVSAALPPLIEFGFAVCFVISLFYGSRMVLRGEISIGDFVAFNGYLSLIVSPIVSIGRVVTIFQRGMASLGRLYDILSVKPDIMDSPHALRVRPEGDIEMRHLTFSYEGAGVPGLTDISLRLPQGRTLGVIGPTGAGKSTLAALLLRLYNTAPGQILVDGRDIGDYSLEHLRESIALVPQDTFVFASTVKDNIVLFKDTYGDGEIEAASRLSLIADSISRFPDGYDTLLGDRGVNLSGGQKQRMAIARALIRDPAVLILDDALSAVDAVTEGRILESLRRARKGRTNIIISHRISALMEADEIIVLDKGAIRERGTHETLLQKGGMYYDLYTAQQEDVQRKA; encoded by the coding sequence ATGAAGGATTCTGTACTGCTGCGGTTTTTCAAGAGCCGAAAGCTCAGCTACGCCGCAGGCTTTGCGTTTATGTTCGCCGCTTCGTTTATTCAGACGCTTTTTCCCAAAGTGCTCGGCAGCTCTGTCGACCTGATGAAAGAGAGTGGCTTTGCGCTTCGTCCCGTGATGACAAACGTGCTGTGGATGGTGCTGATCGCCTTAGCCGTCTTCGTCTTCACCTTTCTGTGGCGAAATATGATTATCGGGAACGGGCGGAATTTGGAGTGCTATATTCGGGAAGAGCTGTTCCGGCATTTATTGACCCTGTCTCCCTCCTTCTACAGCACACGCAAAACGGGCGATCTGATCGCCCATGCCATCAACGACATTTCCGCCGTTCGCATGACTTTCGGTCCGGCCACGGCGATGTCCTTTAACGGAATCGTGATCTGCCTGTCCTCTATTTATTTTATGTTCGCCGCGGTGGATGTCCGGCTTGCGCTTCTGACGCTTGCTCCCCTGCCGCTGATCGTCGCGCTCATGCTGTTCATCGGCCGCAAGATTCAGAGCCGCTTCCGGATCGTTCAGGATCAGTTCGGGCTCGTGACAGACAAAGTGCAGGAGAATATTTCCGGCATCCGGGTGATCAAAGCGTATGCCCAGGAGCGTACGGAAATCGAAAAATTTGGCGCTTTAAGCCGCGGCATGGCGCAGTCGAATGTGAATCTGATCAAGGTATCCGCCGCGCTTCCTCCCTTGATCGAATTCGGATTTGCCGTCTGCTTCGTAATCAGTCTGTTCTACGGAAGCCGCATGGTGCTGCGGGGTGAGATAAGCATCGGCGATTTTGTAGCGTTTAACGGATATTTAAGCCTGATCGTCAGCCCGATCGTATCCATAGGCCGGGTCGTCACCATTTTCCAGCGCGGCATGGCTTCCCTCGGGAGGCTGTATGACATCCTGAGCGTCAAGCCGGATATCATGGATTCCCCGCATGCGCTGCGGGTTCGACCGGAAGGCGATATCGAAATGCGCCATTTAACCTTTTCTTATGAGGGCGCCGGCGTTCCCGGACTTACGGATATCTCGCTGCGACTGCCCCAAGGGCGTACGCTGGGCGTCATCGGACCAACCGGAGCGGGCAAAAGCACGCTTGCCGCTCTGCTGCTGCGGCTGTACAATACGGCGCCTGGGCAAATTCTGGTGGACGGCCGTGACATCGGCGATTATTCGCTTGAACATTTGCGGGAAAGCATCGCTTTGGTGCCGCAGGATACTTTTGTTTTTGCATCTACAGTTAAAGATAATATCGTCTTGTTCAAGGATACATACGGCGATGGGGAGATTGAGGCGGCCTCCCGGCTCAGTCTGATCGCGGACAGCATCTCCCGTTTCCCTGACGGATACGACACTCTTCTCGGAGACCGCGGAGTCAATCTATCTGGCGGCCAAAAACAGCGGATGGCCATCGCCCGCGCGCTGATCAGGGATCCTGCCGTCCTCATCCTGGATGATGCGCTTTCGGCGGTTGACGCCGTCACGGAAGGACGAATACTGGAAAGCCTGCGCCGGGCGCGGAAAGGCAGAACCAATATCATCATCTCCCACCGGATTTCCGCGCTTATGGAAGCAGACGAGATTATTGTGCTGGATAAGGGCGCCATTCGCGAACGTGGGACGCATGAAACGCTCCTGCAGAAAGGAGGAATGTATTATGATCTCTACACGGCTCAACAGGAAGACGTCCAGCGTAAGGCTTGA
- a CDS encoding ABC transporter ATP-binding protein: protein MISTRLNRKTSSVRLEKGTSPGPVKELLRLSAPYAAPLAIACLCVVIVNAAYLVQPLILQRVIDRFLIGHAVPRGLDSIGGMALLYLAVSAAGGIFSYIQALLVARSGQSLIHHLRVRVLSIIQLLPLSYLDRTLPGRLITRATNDTSEISDLYTDVVVMLIKDVLLLGGIVYVMLSLSLKLTLVSFIVIPLIVFLVVFIKNRIQKNFYHMKHYIGKINGFIAESISGMRVIQIFRAEKEKEEQFLELNGRYFATTLTQVRLNSILKPASDLFQNLSIAILVWYGAGKIFGGSLQIGVLYAFTTYIKQFFAPISDLADKYTSIQSALVSTERISELFREQDRLEAPEEGLPMKRLDGKIEFKHVWFAYTDDDWVLKDVSFVIEKGQTAAFIGETGAGKTTIISLINGFYRVQKGEILIDGVNVNDIRLTDLRRNVSVVLQDVFLFSGTIRDNITLGDDIDDGTLRNALRASCAEMFVRELPGGIDEPVTERGGSLSAGQRQLISFARALAHDPAIFVLDEATANIDTHTEKLIQRAVDNLARGRTTLIIAHRLSTVAGADIIIAMKNGRIAESGGSAELLKRGGYYAKLLEESRSHAAS, encoded by the coding sequence ATGATCTCTACACGGCTCAACAGGAAGACGTCCAGCGTAAGGCTTGAGAAAGGGACATCCCCGGGTCCGGTAAAAGAACTGCTGCGGCTGTCAGCGCCTTACGCCGCTCCGCTCGCGATCGCCTGCCTATGCGTGGTCATTGTGAACGCTGCTTACCTCGTTCAGCCGCTGATCCTTCAGCGGGTCATCGACCGCTTCCTGATCGGGCATGCCGTCCCGCGCGGCCTGGATTCCATAGGGGGCATGGCGCTGCTGTATCTTGCTGTTTCGGCGGCGGGCGGCATTTTCTCCTACATTCAGGCGCTGCTCGTCGCCAGATCGGGACAGAGTCTGATTCATCATCTGCGGGTCAGAGTGCTGTCGATCATTCAACTGCTCCCCCTCTCCTATCTGGACCGAACCCTTCCCGGAAGGCTAATCACGCGGGCAACTAACGATACGTCTGAAATCAGCGATTTATACACTGACGTTGTCGTTATGCTGATCAAGGATGTGCTTCTTCTCGGTGGAATCGTGTACGTCATGCTATCGCTCAGCCTGAAGCTGACGCTCGTTTCTTTTATCGTGATTCCGCTCATCGTCTTCCTGGTCGTCTTCATCAAGAACCGGATTCAAAAAAACTTTTATCACATGAAGCATTATATCGGCAAAATCAACGGCTTCATCGCCGAGAGCATCTCCGGAATGCGGGTTATCCAAATCTTCCGCGCCGAAAAAGAAAAGGAAGAGCAGTTTCTGGAGCTAAACGGCCGCTATTTTGCAACCACGCTGACTCAAGTGCGGCTGAACAGCATCCTGAAGCCTGCCTCCGATCTGTTTCAAAATCTGTCCATCGCCATTCTGGTCTGGTACGGTGCAGGCAAAATCTTCGGCGGCTCGCTGCAAATCGGCGTTCTTTATGCGTTCACGACGTACATCAAGCAATTTTTCGCGCCCATCTCCGACCTTGCCGACAAATATACCTCGATTCAATCGGCGCTTGTCTCCACCGAACGGATTTCCGAGCTGTTCCGGGAACAGGACCGGCTGGAAGCTCCAGAGGAGGGACTTCCTATGAAGCGCCTGGACGGAAAGATCGAGTTCAAGCATGTATGGTTTGCTTATACCGATGACGATTGGGTGCTGAAGGACGTAAGCTTCGTGATCGAAAAAGGCCAGACCGCCGCCTTTATCGGCGAGACCGGCGCGGGCAAAACGACGATCATCAGCCTTATCAACGGATTCTACCGTGTGCAAAAGGGCGAGATTCTGATCGACGGCGTCAACGTCAACGATATCCGGCTTACCGATCTAAGGCGGAACGTTTCCGTCGTGCTGCAGGATGTGTTTTTGTTCTCGGGTACGATCCGGGACAATATTACGCTCGGGGACGATATCGACGACGGGACCTTACGGAACGCTCTTCGGGCTTCATGCGCCGAGATGTTCGTTAGGGAACTGCCGGGCGGGATCGACGAGCCGGTTACGGAACGGGGCGGCAGCCTGTCCGCGGGCCAGCGGCAGCTGATCTCCTTCGCCAGAGCGCTTGCGCATGATCCCGCGATCTTCGTGCTCGACGAAGCGACGGCCAATATCGATACGCACACGGAGAAGCTGATTCAACGGGCGGTTGACAACCTTGCTCGCGGGCGAACGACCCTGATTATCGCCCACCGCCTGTCGACGGTTGCCGGAGCCGATATCATCATCGCGATGAAGAACGGCCGGATCGCCGAGTCGGGCGGCAGCGCGGAACTCTTGAAGCGGGGCGGGTATTACGCGAAGCTGCTGGAGGAAAGCCGCAGCCATGCCGCTTCCTGA
- a CDS encoding extracellular solute-binding protein, which yields MKKWIGVCLTALMAASVIAGCSGKDKEVTAGEVTNAPQKTKFSISLRTLAFNYVEKSPNLNKDKWVKKLEEMTNTDLDIVLVPHKEFEQKMVQMFATNDIPDVVQGSGGVNGKEMAGSVVAGVFMPLDDLLQKYGQNLLKKIPQEAWENVTYQGKIYAIPEFLSNPSRRATWIRKDLLDQTGLPVPKTVDEYLNVLRAFKKLGVENPYMGRQDFKYSDAFFGAYDVFPYLSMFEEVNGQVQPKFMDNENMMKALQTYKTMYDEGLINKEFATINPTNYKNAILAGKAGMWTMNANELLQWEQQLKAATPSAELEIIPSPVGPDGKGGSYLYGSVTRTYFIKEGTKNAADIVKFFDWMLSDEAETFFTFGNKGETYKEENGKIVYTPPTDSAAVDEERYRQSFLWLVQDTTYNKGVLNMTEEGKDLIKVYETILAKEGRDGIQFDPRLDALVKNPDISPNSDTAPPVLLTHMVKMVYGKEPISDWPKAVEEWLSKGGKDVIKEATEKYKTKTGITMPRR from the coding sequence ATGAAAAAGTGGATTGGCGTCTGTCTGACTGCATTAATGGCCGCTTCAGTCATTGCAGGTTGCTCGGGTAAGGATAAAGAAGTGACTGCCGGGGAAGTGACAAATGCGCCGCAGAAAACTAAATTCTCCATCTCGCTGCGGACGCTGGCATTTAACTATGTTGAGAAATCGCCCAATCTGAATAAGGATAAATGGGTGAAGAAGCTGGAGGAGATGACGAACACCGATCTGGACATTGTACTGGTTCCTCATAAGGAGTTCGAGCAGAAAATGGTCCAGATGTTCGCCACTAACGATATTCCTGACGTGGTTCAAGGCTCAGGCGGCGTAAACGGCAAGGAAATGGCCGGTTCCGTTGTGGCGGGCGTGTTCATGCCCCTGGATGACCTGCTGCAGAAATACGGTCAGAACCTGTTGAAGAAAATTCCGCAGGAAGCCTGGGAAAATGTCACCTATCAAGGGAAAATCTACGCGATACCGGAGTTTCTGTCCAATCCGTCCCGTCGCGCGACTTGGATTCGCAAGGACCTGCTGGATCAAACTGGATTGCCGGTTCCCAAAACGGTCGATGAGTACTTGAATGTGCTCCGGGCCTTCAAAAAGCTGGGCGTTGAGAACCCGTACATGGGCCGGCAGGATTTCAAGTATTCCGACGCTTTCTTTGGCGCTTATGATGTTTTTCCGTATCTGTCCATGTTCGAGGAAGTAAACGGCCAGGTTCAGCCGAAGTTTATGGACAACGAAAATATGATGAAAGCGTTGCAGACCTACAAGACCATGTATGACGAAGGCTTGATCAACAAGGAATTCGCCACCATCAACCCGACCAACTACAAGAATGCGATTCTCGCGGGTAAAGCGGGTATGTGGACGATGAATGCCAATGAGCTTCTGCAGTGGGAGCAGCAATTGAAGGCTGCAACGCCATCCGCCGAGCTGGAGATTATTCCTTCGCCGGTTGGCCCTGACGGAAAAGGCGGCTCCTACTTGTACGGCTCCGTTACGCGCACCTACTTTATCAAGGAAGGTACGAAGAATGCTGCGGATATCGTGAAATTCTTTGACTGGATGCTGAGCGATGAGGCGGAAACCTTCTTTACCTTCGGGAACAAGGGCGAAACCTATAAGGAAGAGAACGGCAAAATCGTATACACCCCCCCGACGGATTCCGCTGCCGTAGATGAGGAGCGCTACCGTCAGTCCTTCCTGTGGCTGGTGCAGGACACCACTTACAACAAGGGGGTCCTTAATATGACGGAAGAAGGCAAGGATCTGATCAAAGTATACGAAACGATTCTGGCTAAGGAAGGCCGCGACGGGATTCAGTTCGACCCGCGTCTTGACGCCCTGGTGAAGAATCCGGACATCTCTCCCAACTCGGATACGGCCCCTCCGGTGCTGTTGACGCACATGGTGAAGATGGTGTATGGCAAGGAGCCCATCAGCGACTGGCCGAAGGCTGTAGAAGAGTGGCTTTCCAAGGGCGGCAAGGATGTCATCAAGGAAGCTACGGAAAAATATAAAACCAAAACGGGTATCACCATGCCCCGCAGATAA